The following proteins are encoded in a genomic region of Liolophura sinensis isolate JHLJ2023 chromosome 5, CUHK_Ljap_v2, whole genome shotgun sequence:
- the LOC135465521 gene encoding sarcoplasmic reticulum histidine-rich calcium-binding protein-like — protein sequence MSEFNHTGHLASEFNHTGYLVSELNHTGHQASEFDHTGHLASKFDHTRHQASELNHRGHQASEFDHTGHQASEFDHTGYLASEFNHTGHQASEFNHTGYLASEFNHTGYLASEFDHTGHLASELNHTGHLASEFDHTGHLMSEFNHTGYLASEFNHTGHQASEFDHTGHLASEFDHTRHQASKLNHRGHQASEFDHTRHQASEFNHTGYLASEFNHTGYLASEFDHTGHLASELNHTGHLASEFDHTGHLMSEFNHTGYLASEFNHTGHQASEFDHTGHLASEFDHTRHQASKLNHRGHQASEFDHTGHQASELNHTGYLASEFNHTGHQASEFNHTGYLASEFNHTGYLASEFNHTGHLAPEFNHTGHLASELNHTGHLASELNHTGYLASEFNHTGYLASEFNHTEHLASELNHTGYLSSEFNHTGYLSSEFNHTGYLASEFNHTGHLVSEFDHTGHLASE from the coding sequence ATGTCAGAGTTTAATCACACCGGGCATCTGGCGTCAGAGTTTAATCACACCGGTTATCTAGTGTCAGAGTTAAATCACACAGGGCATCAGGCGTCAGAGTTTGATCACACAGGGCATCTGGCGTCAAAGTTTGATCACACAAGGCATCAGGCGTCAGAGTTAAATCACAGAGGGCATCAGGCGTCAGAGTTTGATCACACAGGGCATCAGGCGTCAGAGTTTGATCACACCGGTTATCTGGCGTCAGAGTTTAATCACACAGGGCATCAGGCGTCAGAGTTTAATCACACCGGTTATCTGGCGTCAGAGTTTAATCACACCGGTTATCTGGCGTCAGAGTTTGATCACACAGGGCATCTGGCGTCAGAGTTAAATCACACAGGGCATCTGGCGTCAGAGTTTGATCACACAGGGCATCTGATGTCAGAGTTTAATCACACCGGTTATCTAGCGTCAGAGTTTAATCACACAGGGCATCAGGCGTCAGAGTTTGATCACACAGGGCATCTGGCGTCAGAGTTTGATCACACAAGGCATCAGGCGTCAAAGTTAAATCACAGAGGGCATCAGGCGTCAGAGTTTGATCACACAAGGCATCAGGCGTCAGAGTTTAATCACACCGGTTATCTGGCGTCAGAGTTTAATCACACCGGTTATCTGGCGTCAGAGTTTGATCACACAGGGCATCTGGCGTCAGAGTTAAATCACACAGGGCATCTGGCGTCAGAGTTTGATCACACAGGGCATCTGATGTCAGAGTTTAATCACACCGGTTATCTAGCGTCAGAGTTTAATCACACAGGGCATCAGGCGTCAGAGTTTGATCACACAGGGCATCTGGCGTCAGAGTTTGATCACACAAGGCATCAGGCGTCAAAGTTAAATCACAGAGGGCATCAGGCGTCAGAGTTTGATCACACAGGGCATCAGGCGTCAGAGTTAAATCACACCGGTTATCTGGCGTCAGAGTTTAATCACACAGGGCATCAGGCGTCAGAGTTTAATCACACCGGTTATCTGGCGTCAGAGTTTAATCACACCGGTTATCTGGCGTCAGAGTTTAATCACACAGGGCATCTGGCGCCAGAGTTTAACCACACAGGGCATCTGGCGTCAGAGTTAAATCACACAGGGCATCTGGCGTCAGAGTTAAATCACACCGGTTATCTGGCGTCAGAGTTTAATCACACCGGTTATCTGGCGTCAGAGTTTAATCACACCGAGCATCTGGCGTCAGAGCTTAATCATACCGGTTATCTGTCGTCAGAGTTTAATCACACCGGTTATCTGTCGTCAGAGTTTAATCACACCGGTTATCTGGCTTCAGAGTTTAATCACACAGGGCATCTGGTGTCAGAGTTTGATCACACAGGGCATCTGGCGTCAGAGTAG